In Molothrus ater isolate BHLD 08-10-18 breed brown headed cowbird chromosome 21, BPBGC_Mater_1.1, whole genome shotgun sequence, a single genomic region encodes these proteins:
- the RPH3AL gene encoding LOW QUALITY PROTEIN: rab effector Noc2 (The sequence of the model RefSeq protein was modified relative to this genomic sequence to represent the inferred CDS: inserted 2 bases in 1 codon) has product MADMIFGSGSGPWVCPNDRQLALRAKLQTGWSVHTFQTEKQRKMQALSPQELELILGVIRKAEQLDVAEQQRVGRLVERLENMRRNAMGNGLSQCLLCGEMLGLLGSSSVFCQDCKKKVCTKCGIETVGGQKRPLWLCKICSEQREVWKRSGAWFYKGLPKYITPLKSSSSSKALELQGQPWQXSPESAGSSRPFTWARGKVVSSDSESDSELSSSSLDDKPGPVGSKGSQGRKLQAGMAPTSGPSQARSRALEPPQCPQLWGSHSSLGSEQGAELSPTESGQGDQALDRRHGDAGTSSPGKRGAHTRTRP; this is encoded by the exons ATGGCTGACATGATTTTTGGCAGTGGTTCGGGCCCCTGGGTTTGCCCCAACGACCGGCAGCTGGCCCTGAGAGCCAA GCTCCAGACGGGCTGGTCAGTGCACACATTCCAGActgagaagcagaggaagatgCAGGCTCTGAGCCCCCAGGAGCTTGAGCTCATCCTGGGAGTCATCCgcaaggcagagcagctggacgTGGCGGAGCAGCAGCGCGTCGG GCGCCTGgtggagaggctggagaacaTGAGGAGGAACGCCATGGGGAACGGCCTCTCGCAGTGCCTGCTCTGTGGGGAgatgctggggctgctgggcagctcctctgtcTTCTGCCAGGACTGCAAAAAG AAAGTTTGCACCAAGTGTGGGATAGAAACTGTTGGAGGCCAGAAACGTCCCCTGTGGCTGTGCAAGATCTGCAGTGAGCAGAGAGAG GTCTGGAAGAGGTCTGGGGCGTGGTTCTACAAAGGGCTGCCCAAGTACATCACCcctctgaagagcagcagcagcagcaaagccctggagctgcagggccagccctggca gagccctgAGAGCGCCGGGAGCAGCCGCCCCTTCACCTGGGCCAGGGGAAAAG TGGTTTCCAGTGACAGTGAGAGCGACTCGGAGCTCAGTTCCTCCAGCCTGGATGACAAACCTGGCCCTGTGGGATCAAAAGGCTCTCAAGGGAGAAAGCTCCAAGCAGGAAtgg CACCCACCAGTGGacccagccaggccaggagcagagccctggagcccccgcagtgtccccagctgtggggcagccacagcagcctgggcagtgagCAGGGGGCCGAGCTCAGCCCCACGGAGAGCGGCCAGGGTGACCAAGCCTTGGACAGGCGCCACGGCGACGCCGGCACCAGCAGCCCTG gcaaACGAGGAGCCCACACCAGAACGCGGCCCTGA